One genomic region from Streptomyces sp. NBC_01304 encodes:
- a CDS encoding DUF5994 family protein, whose protein sequence is MPRTPAFLSAPAPAPAPPAPGAPRRRARRHRRGWWQRSYDLLAEFPALLDGLPRIWGHIASVLPIGQMWPTTPGRMFVAGQVFRLCRRLTATGRAHRRPRRPGHGRWDLLVAPGFDRGGRGAGHGACGGYGWEPPPRVRGPGWPKYRHSL, encoded by the coding sequence TTGCCCCGCACCCCCGCTTTTCTCTCTGCCCCTGCCCCTGCCCCAGCTCCGCCTGCGCCTGGCGCCCCACGCCGGCGGGCCCGGCGCCATCGACGGGGATGGTGGCAGCGCTCGTACGACCTGCTCGCCGAATTCCCAGCCCTGCTCGACGGGTTGCCCCGCATCTGGGGTCACATCGCCAGCGTCTTGCCCATCGGCCAGATGTGGCCGACGACGCCGGGCCGGATGTTCGTCGCCGGCCAGGTCTTCCGTCTGTGCAGGCGCCTGACGGCCACCGGCCGCGCACACCGTCGTCCTCGTCGCCCCGGACACGGGCGCTGGGACCTGCTCGTCGCTCCCGGATTCGACCGGGGAGGCCGCGGTGCCGGTCATGGTGCGTGCGGCGGGTACGGGTGGGAACCGCCGCCGCGTGTGAGAGGGCCGGGATGGCCGAAGTATCGGCATTCCCTGTAG
- a CDS encoding DUF5994 family protein: MRRAATGAGAADALRLPARGVRGHGRRPTDRSSRVPNRRDGGCAGSRRRRAGPAATGRWPRPHTIRLFSHDTVRWDLLVVPPQSKAGAAARLMAAAADPALRLTGTALMATVGPTS; the protein is encoded by the coding sequence ATGCGGCGGGCAGCGACGGGGGCGGGGGCGGCCGACGCACTTCGCTTGCCAGCCCGAGGCGTTCGAGGACACGGACGACGGCCGACAGATCGATCCAGCCGCGTTCCAAATCGGCGTGATGGAGGTTGCGCCGGCTCTCGCCGAAGGAGAGCCGGGCCAGCGGCCACAGGTCGGTGGCCCCGCCCGCACACCATCCGGCTCTTCTCACACGACACAGTCCGCTGGGACCTGCTCGTCGTCCCGCCACAGAGCAAGGCCGGCGCGGCCGCCCGGCTGATGGCCGCGGCAGCCGATCCCGCCCTACGCCTCACCGGTACCGCTCTGATGGCGACCGTGGGTCCGACCAGCTGA
- a CDS encoding DUF5994 family protein, with the protein MALKSPTGHGLLDGAWWPRSRDLASELPALADVLDPLWGRITRVAVNPTLWPVVPRRVTVRDRVLKVGWFTPQIDPHKLLLLSYRAGRWDLLVIPPETDAATATRLMTAACAPDGPPLTATALVAAEIARHHDAVGDRLQDTEESWEYEGGATSTHAVATAAGR; encoded by the coding sequence GTGGCGCTGAAGTCCCCGACAGGCCACGGCCTGCTCGACGGCGCTTGGTGGCCCCGTTCACGTGACCTGGCCAGCGAGCTGCCCGCCCTGGCGGACGTGCTCGATCCGCTGTGGGGCCGCATCACCCGCGTCGCCGTCAATCCGACGCTCTGGCCCGTCGTCCCGCGTAGGGTGACCGTCCGCGACCGCGTACTGAAGGTCGGCTGGTTCACCCCTCAAATCGACCCGCACAAGCTGCTGTTGCTCTCCTACAGGGCCGGCCGCTGGGACCTCCTGGTGATCCCGCCCGAGACGGACGCCGCGACCGCCACCCGGCTCATGACCGCCGCCTGCGCCCCGGACGGGCCCCCGCTGACCGCCACCGCTCTCGTCGCCGCCGAGATCGCGCGCCACCACGACGCCGTGGGCGATCGGCTGCAGGACACGGAGGAATCATGGGAGTACGAGGGCGGTGCGACCTCCACCCACGCCGTCGCCACAGCCGCGGGGCGGTGA